In Palaemon carinicauda isolate YSFRI2023 chromosome 38, ASM3689809v2, whole genome shotgun sequence, a single window of DNA contains:
- the LOC137630213 gene encoding uncharacterized protein isoform X4 translates to MIPCNRMKTIISLLLLLAVVKLIHCQDHEQMIVLTLQGILQNLESINGQLKDVHQELGNQKTNFQDMQEKLQHLEDNLQGLSRETAQCLKEEDLEHLTNVSTAANQEIKSFHKEMSEVIAWSRKDECLEGGLPCGEIGTCENTLFSFTCSCPSGFTWDGSECKDVDECAEGKNDCVPNATCKNSIGSYSCSCNKHFKGDGRTSCELECRSPAKSLAGVGCVMQTTPSSTFTVAEDECQEEGGRLAQHMTLEQIKDFDRSFGLRSLRYGRWVGVYDGRWTSDGSLVPEALWLEGYRSDRSRRCAILGWDSSSFKLEQRKCSDMRHGFCQFPMP, encoded by the exons ATGATTCCATGTAATAGGATGAAGACAATCATTAGTTTGTTATTACTCCTAGCAGTGGTGAAATTAATCCACTGTCAGGACCATGAACAAATGATTGTTTTGACCTTACAAGGAATCCTGCAGAACCTAGAAAGCATCAATGGCCAACTGAAAG atgTACATCAGGAACTCGGGAATCAGAAAACTAATTTTCAAG atATGCAGGAGAAACTTCAACATCTTGAAGataatcttcaag GACTCAGCCGAGAGACTGCACAGTGTCTCAAAGAGGAAGACTTGGAACACTTGACTAATGTATCAACagcag CCAATCAAGAGATCAAGTCTTTTCATAAGGAGATGTCCGAAGTCATCGCTTGGTCACGAAAAG ACGAGTGCTTAGAAGGAGGTCTCCCCTGTGGAGAGATTGGTACCTGTGAAAACACCCTGTTCAGCTTCACCTGTTCTTGTCCTTCTGGTTTCACCTGGGATGGGTCAGAATGTAAAG ACGTCGATGAGTGTGCTGAAGGCAAAAACGACTGTGTCCCCAATGCAACATGCAAGAATAGCATTGGGAGTTACAGCTGCTCCTGCAACAAACATTTCAAGGGAGATGGTAGAACATCCTGTG agttaGAGTGCAGAAGCCCAGCAAAATCCTTAGCCGGAGTTGGATGTGTCATGCAAACTACTCCATCTTCAACATTCACTGTAGCTGAAGACGAGTGCCAAGAAGAAGGAGGGAGACTTGCACAACATATGACTCTGGAACAAATAAAGGATTTTGATCGGTCTTTTGGACTTCGCTCTCTTCGTTATG GTCGTTGGGTTGGTGTCTACGACGGGAGGTGGACGAGTGACGGATCTCTTGTCCCAGAAGCCCTTTGGTTGGAAGGATACCGATCAGACCGTTCGAGGCGTTGTGCGATCCTTGGCTGGGATTCTTCTTCTTTCAAATTGGAGCAACGGAAATGTTCAGATATGCGTCATGGTTTTTGCCAGTTCCCGATGCCCTGA
- the LOC137630213 gene encoding uncharacterized protein isoform X3, with amino-acid sequence MIPCNRMKTIISLLLLLAVVKLIHCQDHEQMIVLTLQGILQNLESINGQLKDVHQELGNQKTNFQDMQEKLQHLEDNLQDVQQEQGIQKTYFQGLSRETAQCLKEEDLEHLTNVSTAANQEIKSFHKEMSEVIAWSRKDECLEGGLPCGEIGTCENTLFSFTCSCPSGFTWDGSECKDVDECAEGKNDCVPNATCKNSIGSYSCSCNKHFKGDGRTSCELECRSPAKSLAGVGCVMQTTPSSTFTVAEDECQEEGGRLAQHMTLEQIKDFDRSFGLRSLRYGRWVGVYDGRWTSDGSLVPEALWLEGYRSDRSRRCAILGWDSSSFKLEQRKCSDMRHGFCQFPMP; translated from the exons ATGATTCCATGTAATAGGATGAAGACAATCATTAGTTTGTTATTACTCCTAGCAGTGGTGAAATTAATCCACTGTCAGGACCATGAACAAATGATTGTTTTGACCTTACAAGGAATCCTGCAGAACCTAGAAAGCATCAATGGCCAACTGAAAG atgTACATCAGGAACTCGGGAATCAGAAAACTAATTTTCAAG atATGCAGGAGAAACTTCAACATCTTGAAGataatcttcaag ATGTGCAGCAGGAACAAGGGATTCAGAAAACTTATTTTCAAG GACTCAGCCGAGAGACTGCACAGTGTCTCAAAGAGGAAGACTTGGAACACTTGACTAATGTATCAACagcag CCAATCAAGAGATCAAGTCTTTTCATAAGGAGATGTCCGAAGTCATCGCTTGGTCACGAAAAG ACGAGTGCTTAGAAGGAGGTCTCCCCTGTGGAGAGATTGGTACCTGTGAAAACACCCTGTTCAGCTTCACCTGTTCTTGTCCTTCTGGTTTCACCTGGGATGGGTCAGAATGTAAAG ACGTCGATGAGTGTGCTGAAGGCAAAAACGACTGTGTCCCCAATGCAACATGCAAGAATAGCATTGGGAGTTACAGCTGCTCCTGCAACAAACATTTCAAGGGAGATGGTAGAACATCCTGTG agttaGAGTGCAGAAGCCCAGCAAAATCCTTAGCCGGAGTTGGATGTGTCATGCAAACTACTCCATCTTCAACATTCACTGTAGCTGAAGACGAGTGCCAAGAAGAAGGAGGGAGACTTGCACAACATATGACTCTGGAACAAATAAAGGATTTTGATCGGTCTTTTGGACTTCGCTCTCTTCGTTATG GTCGTTGGGTTGGTGTCTACGACGGGAGGTGGACGAGTGACGGATCTCTTGTCCCAGAAGCCCTTTGGTTGGAAGGATACCGATCAGACCGTTCGAGGCGTTGTGCGATCCTTGGCTGGGATTCTTCTTCTTTCAAATTGGAGCAACGGAAATGTTCAGATATGCGTCATGGTTTTTGCCAGTTCCCGATGCCCTGA
- the LOC137630213 gene encoding uncharacterized protein isoform X1, whose translation MIPCNRMKTIISLLLLLAVVKLIHCQDHEQMIVLTLQGILQNLESINGQLKDMQEKLQHVENNLQDVHQELGNQKTNFQDMQEKLQHLEDNLQDVQQEQGIQKTYFQGLSRETAQCLKEEDLEHLTNVSTAANQEIKSFHKEMSEVIAWSRKDECLEGGLPCGEIGTCENTLFSFTCSCPSGFTWDGSECKDVDECAEGKNDCVPNATCKNSIGSYSCSCNKHFKGDGRTSCELECRSPAKSLAGVGCVMQTTPSSTFTVAEDECQEEGGRLAQHMTLEQIKDFDRSFGLRSLRYGRWVGVYDGRWTSDGSLVPEALWLEGYRSDRSRRCAILGWDSSSFKLEQRKCSDMRHGFCQFPMP comes from the exons ATGATTCCATGTAATAGGATGAAGACAATCATTAGTTTGTTATTACTCCTAGCAGTGGTGAAATTAATCCACTGTCAGGACCATGAACAAATGATTGTTTTGACCTTACAAGGAATCCTGCAGAACCTAGAAAGCATCAATGGCCAACTGAAAG atatgcagGAGAAACTCCAACAtgttgaaaataatcttcaag atgTACATCAGGAACTCGGGAATCAGAAAACTAATTTTCAAG atATGCAGGAGAAACTTCAACATCTTGAAGataatcttcaag ATGTGCAGCAGGAACAAGGGATTCAGAAAACTTATTTTCAAG GACTCAGCCGAGAGACTGCACAGTGTCTCAAAGAGGAAGACTTGGAACACTTGACTAATGTATCAACagcag CCAATCAAGAGATCAAGTCTTTTCATAAGGAGATGTCCGAAGTCATCGCTTGGTCACGAAAAG ACGAGTGCTTAGAAGGAGGTCTCCCCTGTGGAGAGATTGGTACCTGTGAAAACACCCTGTTCAGCTTCACCTGTTCTTGTCCTTCTGGTTTCACCTGGGATGGGTCAGAATGTAAAG ACGTCGATGAGTGTGCTGAAGGCAAAAACGACTGTGTCCCCAATGCAACATGCAAGAATAGCATTGGGAGTTACAGCTGCTCCTGCAACAAACATTTCAAGGGAGATGGTAGAACATCCTGTG agttaGAGTGCAGAAGCCCAGCAAAATCCTTAGCCGGAGTTGGATGTGTCATGCAAACTACTCCATCTTCAACATTCACTGTAGCTGAAGACGAGTGCCAAGAAGAAGGAGGGAGACTTGCACAACATATGACTCTGGAACAAATAAAGGATTTTGATCGGTCTTTTGGACTTCGCTCTCTTCGTTATG GTCGTTGGGTTGGTGTCTACGACGGGAGGTGGACGAGTGACGGATCTCTTGTCCCAGAAGCCCTTTGGTTGGAAGGATACCGATCAGACCGTTCGAGGCGTTGTGCGATCCTTGGCTGGGATTCTTCTTCTTTCAAATTGGAGCAACGGAAATGTTCAGATATGCGTCATGGTTTTTGCCAGTTCCCGATGCCCTGA
- the LOC137630213 gene encoding uncharacterized protein isoform X2, with the protein MIPCNRMKTIISLLLLLAVVKLIHCQDHEQMIVLTLQGILQNLESINGQLKDMQEKLQHVENNLQDVHQELGNQKTNFQDMQEKLQHLEDNLQGLSRETAQCLKEEDLEHLTNVSTAANQEIKSFHKEMSEVIAWSRKDECLEGGLPCGEIGTCENTLFSFTCSCPSGFTWDGSECKDVDECAEGKNDCVPNATCKNSIGSYSCSCNKHFKGDGRTSCELECRSPAKSLAGVGCVMQTTPSSTFTVAEDECQEEGGRLAQHMTLEQIKDFDRSFGLRSLRYGRWVGVYDGRWTSDGSLVPEALWLEGYRSDRSRRCAILGWDSSSFKLEQRKCSDMRHGFCQFPMP; encoded by the exons ATGATTCCATGTAATAGGATGAAGACAATCATTAGTTTGTTATTACTCCTAGCAGTGGTGAAATTAATCCACTGTCAGGACCATGAACAAATGATTGTTTTGACCTTACAAGGAATCCTGCAGAACCTAGAAAGCATCAATGGCCAACTGAAAG atatgcagGAGAAACTCCAACAtgttgaaaataatcttcaag atgTACATCAGGAACTCGGGAATCAGAAAACTAATTTTCAAG atATGCAGGAGAAACTTCAACATCTTGAAGataatcttcaag GACTCAGCCGAGAGACTGCACAGTGTCTCAAAGAGGAAGACTTGGAACACTTGACTAATGTATCAACagcag CCAATCAAGAGATCAAGTCTTTTCATAAGGAGATGTCCGAAGTCATCGCTTGGTCACGAAAAG ACGAGTGCTTAGAAGGAGGTCTCCCCTGTGGAGAGATTGGTACCTGTGAAAACACCCTGTTCAGCTTCACCTGTTCTTGTCCTTCTGGTTTCACCTGGGATGGGTCAGAATGTAAAG ACGTCGATGAGTGTGCTGAAGGCAAAAACGACTGTGTCCCCAATGCAACATGCAAGAATAGCATTGGGAGTTACAGCTGCTCCTGCAACAAACATTTCAAGGGAGATGGTAGAACATCCTGTG agttaGAGTGCAGAAGCCCAGCAAAATCCTTAGCCGGAGTTGGATGTGTCATGCAAACTACTCCATCTTCAACATTCACTGTAGCTGAAGACGAGTGCCAAGAAGAAGGAGGGAGACTTGCACAACATATGACTCTGGAACAAATAAAGGATTTTGATCGGTCTTTTGGACTTCGCTCTCTTCGTTATG GTCGTTGGGTTGGTGTCTACGACGGGAGGTGGACGAGTGACGGATCTCTTGTCCCAGAAGCCCTTTGGTTGGAAGGATACCGATCAGACCGTTCGAGGCGTTGTGCGATCCTTGGCTGGGATTCTTCTTCTTTCAAATTGGAGCAACGGAAATGTTCAGATATGCGTCATGGTTTTTGCCAGTTCCCGATGCCCTGA